In one window of Fibrobacter sp. UBA4297 DNA:
- a CDS encoding heavy metal translocating P-type ATPase, translating to MRFRIVYDKPGRLRLRAGAYAFEREYEARIHKACLSEPCVKSVVVRSVNGGLLFEYSAKAGDFETSRKQILDFVSALNPKELPECDGETEYQLQALDDGFKASLTGMIARRYLSRWFLPLPIRTAITVVRGLRYVARGISTLMSGKLTVDVLDGAAIGASLLQKNYESAGTVMFLLGVSGLLEDYTKARTRTALTGSLAVKVDKVWVVKDGVDTLVDMKDVQVDDLVRIRSGSMIPVDGRVIEGEAFVNESTMTGESKAVMKTAGRIVFAGTVLEEGAILVKVHAVNSNTKIQKIVELIDRSEDLKASVQSRAEHLADSIVPFSFLGFGLTLLLTQNISRAVSILMVDYSCAIKLSTPISVISALREAADMDMTVKGGKYLEELALADTIVFDKTGTLTKAEPRLEKIIPFGEYSEKRILKIAACIEEHFPHSMARAIVKAAMERNINHAEEHADVQYIVAHGIATSLKGKRVVIGSKHFVIEDEKVNVSEANQAIIDEQAGAASVIYLGIGGELAGAICIGDPPREEAADAIRGLRESGIKNVVMLTGDSLNAAERVAEHLGIDTFFAQVLPEDKHHYVERMKAEGKRVIMVGDGINDAPALAAANVSVAMSDASDIARETADVTLRRENLEDLVELRLLSQKLMERIMKNYRFIITFNTSLLVGGFFGLLSPTTSAFLHNVSTMGICAKSMTKLKVS from the coding sequence ATGAGATTCAGAATCGTTTACGATAAGCCGGGTCGCCTTCGCTTGCGTGCTGGGGCGTACGCTTTTGAACGTGAATATGAAGCGCGCATTCACAAGGCTTGCTTAAGTGAGCCTTGCGTTAAAAGTGTTGTGGTGCGTAGCGTCAATGGCGGCCTCCTTTTTGAATATTCCGCCAAGGCGGGCGATTTCGAGACGAGCCGTAAGCAGATTCTTGATTTTGTAAGTGCACTCAACCCCAAAGAATTGCCTGAATGCGATGGCGAAACGGAATACCAGTTGCAAGCTTTGGACGATGGCTTTAAAGCAAGCCTCACGGGAATGATTGCAAGGCGCTATTTGTCGCGTTGGTTCTTACCGCTTCCGATTCGCACGGCAATTACGGTGGTTCGCGGGTTGCGCTATGTGGCTCGCGGAATTTCGACGCTCATGAGCGGAAAGCTCACCGTCGATGTTTTGGATGGGGCTGCAATTGGTGCTAGCCTGCTCCAGAAAAATTATGAATCCGCAGGTACGGTCATGTTCCTTTTGGGCGTGTCGGGCTTGCTGGAAGATTATACCAAGGCGCGTACGCGCACGGCTTTGACGGGTAGCCTCGCTGTCAAGGTCGATAAGGTCTGGGTCGTAAAAGACGGCGTGGATACATTGGTGGATATGAAGGACGTCCAGGTCGATGACTTGGTCCGCATCCGTTCCGGGAGCATGATTCCTGTGGATGGTCGCGTGATTGAAGGCGAAGCCTTTGTAAACGAATCGACGATGACGGGTGAATCCAAGGCGGTGATGAAGACTGCCGGCAGAATCGTTTTTGCCGGGACCGTTCTTGAAGAAGGTGCAATTCTCGTGAAAGTCCATGCGGTCAACAGCAATACGAAAATCCAGAAAATCGTGGAACTGATCGACCGTAGCGAAGACTTGAAGGCTAGCGTACAGAGCCGTGCGGAACATTTGGCGGATAGCATTGTACCATTTAGCTTCCTTGGCTTTGGGCTTACGCTCTTGTTGACGCAGAATATTTCGCGTGCGGTTTCTATCTTGATGGTGGATTACTCTTGTGCGATAAAGCTTTCAACGCCGATTTCTGTGATTTCTGCGCTACGAGAAGCGGCGGATATGGACATGACGGTGAAGGGCGGCAAGTACTTGGAAGAGCTTGCGCTTGCCGATACGATTGTGTTCGACAAGACGGGGACGCTCACGAAGGCAGAACCGCGTCTCGAAAAGATTATCCCGTTCGGCGAATATTCCGAAAAGCGAATCTTGAAAATTGCGGCGTGCATCGAGGAACATTTCCCGCATAGCATGGCTCGTGCGATTGTCAAGGCGGCAATGGAACGCAATATCAATCACGCCGAAGAACATGCCGATGTGCAGTACATCGTGGCGCATGGTATCGCAACTTCGCTCAAGGGCAAGCGCGTGGTTATCGGAAGCAAGCACTTTGTCATCGAAGACGAAAAGGTCAATGTTTCTGAAGCGAACCAAGCGATTATTGACGAACAGGCGGGTGCCGCATCCGTGATTTACTTGGGCATTGGCGGCGAGTTGGCGGGTGCGATTTGCATTGGCGACCCTCCGCGTGAAGAAGCTGCGGATGCCATTCGCGGGCTGCGTGAAAGTGGCATCAAGAATGTGGTGATGCTGACGGGCGATAGCTTGAATGCGGCAGAACGTGTTGCGGAACATCTGGGAATCGATACGTTCTTTGCGCAGGTCTTGCCAGAAGACAAGCACCATTATGTGGAACGCATGAAGGCCGAAGGCAAGCGCGTGATTATGGTGGGCGACGGCATCAACGATGCTCCTGCTCTTGCTGCAGCGAATGTCTCTGTTGCCATGAGCGATGCCAGTGACATTGCTCGTGAAACCGCCGATGTGACGCTCCGTCGCGAGAATCTCGAAGACCTCGTGGAACTGCGCCTATTGAGCCAAAAGCTGATGGAACGCATCATGAAAAACTACCGCTTTATCATCACGTTCAATACAAGTTTGCTTGTAGGCGGATTCTTCGGCCTGCTTTCTCCGACGACGTCTGCATTCTTGCACAACGTATCGACTATGGGCATCTGTGCAAAAAGCATGACAAAGCTGAAAGTGTCGTAA
- a CDS encoding Rpn family recombination-promoting nuclease/putative transposase — translation MSEENNATRRIHDPFFRWLFSDVGHLRNLLELAGKVNLDVGEFISTINMDTLVRIPDSYSEVDDTGEADLAFRVNVSTGAPILVGILLEHKSGRDPNVLDQIARYVNSVMKIYDKNRAFSGIPTMAIIFYNGRENWNPLKRLEEGYPEYFRGSVLPFHCAFVNMADIPDSDCLTCEDVATGMGVVAMKYAFNKEKLLEVLPQFHDSLRKMHRNEASCLLQKINIYLKEYVDEGVLKELDMAFVSVGQKYGFVSAGDVFRQRLAEARKEVDEERKKAEEEMLKTARGLYEDGVPLETLVRRFNLTEEQICGK, via the coding sequence ATGAGCGAAGAAAATAATGCGACGAGGCGAATCCACGATCCGTTTTTCCGTTGGCTGTTTTCTGATGTTGGACATCTTAGGAATCTATTGGAACTTGCTGGCAAAGTAAATCTTGATGTTGGCGAATTCATATCGACTATAAATATGGATACTCTTGTCCGTATTCCAGATTCGTATTCAGAGGTTGACGATACGGGTGAAGCGGATTTGGCGTTTCGTGTGAATGTGTCGACAGGTGCTCCGATTTTGGTTGGAATTCTGTTAGAACATAAATCGGGACGGGATCCAAATGTTCTTGATCAGATTGCTCGTTATGTCAATTCTGTGATGAAGATTTATGATAAGAATCGTGCATTTAGCGGAATTCCGACGATGGCAATTATCTTTTATAATGGACGGGAAAATTGGAATCCACTTAAGAGACTTGAAGAGGGTTATCCGGAGTATTTTCGTGGTTCTGTATTGCCCTTCCATTGCGCTTTTGTGAATATGGCGGATATACCCGATAGCGACTGTTTGACATGCGAAGACGTTGCAACTGGAATGGGCGTTGTCGCAATGAAGTATGCGTTCAATAAGGAAAAGCTGTTAGAGGTCTTGCCTCAATTCCATGATTCCTTGCGAAAAATGCACCGTAATGAGGCGTCTTGTCTATTGCAAAAAATAAACATATATTTGAAAGAGTACGTTGATGAAGGTGTTCTCAAGGAGCTGGATATGGCATTTGTAAGTGTTGGACAAAAATACGGCTTTGTTAGTGCCGGTGATGTGTTTCGTCAAAGGCTTGCTGAAGCTCGCAAAGAAGTGGACGAAGAACGGAAAAAAGCTGAAGAAGAAATGCTTAAAACGGCTAGGGGACTTTATGAAGATGGGGTTCCCTTAGAGACTCTCGTTCGTAGATTCAATCTTACGGAAGAACAAATTTGTGGAAAGTGA
- a CDS encoding flavodoxin, producing MNKIAVIFWTGTGNTEVMANEVVAGAKEAGADVTLFNTSAFSADKAQEFDKFALGCPAMGAEELEDSEFQPLYDQLKTQISGKKVVLFGSYGWGGGEWMNPWKEDAVNAGLVIVDDPLAIEGAPDDAGKEKCRELGKVLALS from the coding sequence ATGAACAAAATTGCTGTTATTTTCTGGACAGGTACGGGTAACACCGAAGTTATGGCGAATGAAGTGGTTGCTGGCGCAAAGGAAGCAGGTGCCGATGTGACGCTTTTCAATACGTCTGCTTTTTCTGCCGATAAGGCCCAGGAATTTGACAAGTTTGCTTTGGGTTGCCCGGCGATGGGAGCCGAAGAACTTGAGGATAGTGAATTCCAGCCGCTTTATGATCAGCTGAAAACGCAAATTTCGGGCAAGAAGGTTGTTTTGTTCGGCTCTTACGGCTGGGGTGGTGGCGAATGGATGAATCCGTGGAAAGAAGATGCTGTAAATGCGGGCCTTGTTATTGTTGATGATCCACTCGCTATTGAAGGCGCTCCGGATGATGCTGGCAAGGAAAAGTGCCGTGAACTCGGTAAGGTTCTTGCACTTTCGTAG
- a CDS encoding DUF1490 domain-containing protein — protein MSMFKNEKFWLVIAGAVGSAVAKKVLKAKKTRELAVQGLAHGMKFTADAKAAFQDMKDEASDICNDAKAEAGLDK, from the coding sequence ATGTCTATGTTCAAAAATGAAAAATTCTGGCTTGTCATTGCTGGTGCTGTGGGTTCCGCAGTTGCAAAGAAAGTGCTCAAGGCCAAGAAAACCCGCGAACTCGCTGTTCAGGGACTTGCTCATGGCATGAAGTTCACTGCTGACGCCAAGGCCGCATTCCAGGACATGAAGGACGAAGCTAGCGACATTTGCAACGACGCCAAGGCAGAAGCAGGTCTCGACAAGTAA
- a CDS encoding MptD family putative ECF transporter S component, giving the protein MRTTGKKSSNTLVRDLVNVGIFGALYLVLSGLGASIGFIPAFIVVSTCVVSLVTSVPLFLFFSKVERPLLCCVLLCTLFGIVMTISGHGISFGLLCVVYGVLAGLCLKLFHKNFVGCLLANVMISFVPSSMMIPLWSSTEEYLAYCSSICDKAYIAHLAELSSSYWPLIGLFGFGAAGAVVGGFIARRMMKKHFERIGLAKWRHCEERSDEAI; this is encoded by the coding sequence ATGAGAACTACTGGTAAAAAATCTTCGAATACATTGGTGCGTGACCTCGTGAACGTGGGCATTTTTGGTGCACTTTACCTTGTTCTTTCTGGACTTGGAGCGAGTATCGGTTTTATTCCTGCGTTTATTGTGGTTTCCACATGCGTAGTGAGCTTGGTGACGAGCGTCCCGCTATTCCTTTTCTTTTCGAAAGTCGAAAGACCTTTACTTTGCTGTGTGCTACTTTGCACGCTTTTCGGAATTGTCATGACAATCTCTGGTCACGGAATTTCTTTTGGTTTGCTTTGCGTGGTGTATGGCGTTTTGGCGGGCCTTTGCTTAAAGCTGTTCCACAAGAATTTTGTGGGATGTCTGCTTGCTAATGTGATGATTAGTTTTGTACCTTCTTCGATGATGATTCCACTTTGGTCTTCGACCGAAGAATATTTGGCGTATTGCAGTTCTATTTGTGATAAGGCTTATATTGCTCATTTGGCGGAGCTTTCTAGCAGCTATTGGCCTTTGATTGGTCTTTTTGGATTTGGTGCCGCAGGTGCTGTGGTGGGTGGCTTTATTGCTCGTCGCATGATGAAAAAGCATTTTGAACGCATCGGACTTGCAAAATGGCGTCATTGCGAGGAACGAAGTGACGAAGCAATCTAG
- a CDS encoding efflux RND transporter permease subunit yields MTSSEEEWFDDWDKVKIDQAHFNDIFGSDDGYMVMVRANDVFAPEVLSAIDRLSKRLENEVPYADRVVSLTHNLSIPIANDEGFEVIDPFESGIPTDSAQLAAKKSLIMSRESLVNNIVSDDAKETWVILSLKSYEGGIDFGKDSIAPFARNVILSDEFKSDKFEMLPTGMSYTEMEENEVISRECAIRIIFGFTVMLACLILFIRSLRGVIVPAIATVGGIASVLGVNAWLGIIGDESMVALPVLLGMALSVGYSIHYINSFRMHFRRTGNRRESVINAVEETGWPILFTVITTVASLISFLFAGIRPIRWIGGISAGIVFMVYLYVIILIPILMSFGKNTKPDPTQVKTAGATKADILFEFFGRKVCRHSGIIAAISAAIMLLQIPGVMNIDVNMDYTKTMGEKIPFVTRLMDMLSGKLGSLYDFNVMVEFNESDALKNPANMKRIEALEQKLGTLQLAKISGDKPRVQSVTRLVKEMNRTLNSDSTEYYKIPDAQDMLTQLLFLYEISDADALFERMDEDYKTTFIHIELSGYEAKKIVEDLDSAKSYAAQIFPDAKTSIVGEVVNYAEMNGKLVNGLLRSFGGSFVIIAIMMILAFGSIKAGLIGMIPNVAPVLLIGGVMGYSGMPLDMITMIVMPMILGIAVDDTIHMNNHIKFGYERTGNYKKALLLSYREIGKTMGMTTFILCAMFFVFIFSPMGALHNVGLLSIIGLAAALVADYTLTTALVYVTKPYGKEKRKKA; encoded by the coding sequence ATGACCAGCAGCGAAGAAGAATGGTTTGACGATTGGGATAAAGTCAAAATCGACCAAGCGCACTTCAATGACATTTTCGGCAGCGATGACGGCTATATGGTGATGGTCCGTGCTAATGATGTTTTTGCGCCCGAAGTTTTAAGCGCCATCGACCGACTTTCAAAACGCCTCGAAAATGAAGTCCCTTACGCTGACCGCGTCGTTTCACTCACGCATAACTTATCCATCCCCATCGCAAATGATGAGGGCTTCGAAGTCATCGACCCATTCGAAAGCGGCATCCCGACAGATTCAGCACAACTCGCCGCCAAGAAATCGCTCATCATGAGCCGAGAATCGCTGGTAAACAACATCGTCTCTGACGACGCCAAAGAAACATGGGTCATTCTCTCGTTGAAATCATACGAAGGCGGCATCGATTTCGGCAAAGACAGCATCGCACCTTTCGCCCGCAACGTCATCCTCTCTGACGAATTCAAAAGTGACAAGTTCGAGATGCTCCCAACCGGCATGAGCTACACCGAAATGGAAGAGAACGAAGTTATCTCGCGTGAATGCGCCATACGCATCATCTTCGGCTTTACCGTCATGCTCGCATGCCTTATTTTATTCATACGCTCTTTGCGCGGAGTCATCGTCCCCGCCATAGCAACCGTCGGAGGAATCGCCTCAGTGCTCGGCGTAAACGCTTGGCTCGGCATCATCGGCGATGAAAGCATGGTCGCACTCCCCGTACTTTTGGGCATGGCGCTTTCGGTCGGCTATTCCATCCATTACATTAATTCATTCCGCATGCACTTTAGGCGCACGGGCAACCGCCGTGAATCTGTGATAAACGCCGTCGAAGAAACAGGCTGGCCGATTCTCTTCACTGTTATCACTACCGTAGCCTCGCTGATTTCGTTCCTGTTCGCAGGCATCCGCCCGATCCGCTGGATTGGCGGCATTTCAGCAGGCATCGTGTTCATGGTTTATTTATACGTCATCATCTTGATTCCGATTCTCATGAGCTTCGGTAAAAATACAAAGCCCGACCCAACGCAAGTGAAAACGGCAGGCGCCACCAAGGCCGACATTCTCTTTGAATTTTTCGGTCGCAAAGTTTGCAGGCACAGCGGCATCATCGCCGCAATTTCCGCCGCCATAATGTTGTTGCAAATTCCAGGCGTGATGAACATCGATGTAAACATGGACTACACAAAAACGATGGGCGAAAAAATTCCGTTTGTCACAAGGCTTATGGACATGCTCAGCGGAAAACTCGGAAGCCTTTACGATTTCAACGTGATGGTCGAATTCAACGAAAGCGACGCGCTTAAAAATCCCGCCAACATGAAACGCATCGAAGCCCTCGAACAAAAACTCGGCACGCTCCAGCTCGCAAAAATTTCAGGCGACAAGCCCCGCGTGCAATCCGTAACGCGACTTGTGAAAGAAATGAACCGCACGCTGAACAGCGACAGCACAGAATACTACAAAATTCCCGACGCGCAGGACATGCTCACGCAGCTGCTGTTCCTCTACGAAATTTCAGATGCCGACGCACTCTTTGAACGCATGGACGAAGACTACAAAACAACATTTATCCACATAGAACTTTCCGGATACGAAGCCAAGAAAATCGTAGAAGACCTCGATTCCGCAAAATCGTACGCCGCGCAAATTTTCCCGGACGCCAAAACTTCAATCGTCGGTGAAGTCGTGAACTACGCCGAAATGAACGGCAAGCTCGTGAACGGACTATTGCGTTCGTTCGGCGGTTCATTCGTGATTATCGCCATCATGATGATTCTCGCATTCGGGAGCATCAAGGCAGGCCTCATCGGCATGATTCCAAACGTGGCCCCCGTACTTTTAATCGGTGGAGTGATGGGCTATTCGGGAATGCCGCTTGACATGATAACAATGATCGTAATGCCGATGATTTTGGGCATCGCCGTTGACGATACCATCCACATGAACAACCACATCAAATTCGGTTACGAACGCACGGGCAATTACAAAAAAGCGCTGTTACTCTCTTACCGCGAAATCGGAAAGACGATGGGCATGACGACATTCATTCTCTGCGCAATGTTCTTCGTGTTCATCTTCAGCCCCATGGGCGCATTGCACAACGTCGGATTACTCTCCATCATCGGCCTTGCCGCCGCCCTCGTCGCCGACTACACGCTTACCACTGCGCTTGTGTACGTCACCAAGCCGTATGGAAAAGAGAAACGAAAGAAAGCTTAA
- a CDS encoding DUF3793 family protein — protein sequence MDRNLDSCLVRQCAPTLAGHKLGNLFCVDVADGVLLCNILARWNQALNPKGVIARVIAERCGRYFIYVYRNSALQNLGCSCEVRNFLKGFGYSCFDAESLLNFFQVRMTRSVCFPHEVGVFLGYPLDDVKDFITYGGKNYKLIGCWKVYNDVPNSMHIFEVYKKCQKILRERFELGETLEQLTVAS from the coding sequence ATGGATAGAAACCTTGATTCCTGCTTGGTTCGACAATGTGCCCCGACACTTGCGGGGCACAAGTTGGGCAATCTCTTTTGTGTTGATGTTGCGGATGGTGTTTTACTTTGCAATATCCTTGCTCGTTGGAATCAGGCGTTGAACCCTAAGGGCGTTATTGCTCGCGTGATTGCTGAACGCTGTGGACGTTATTTTATTTATGTTTATCGGAATAGCGCTTTACAGAATTTGGGATGCTCTTGCGAAGTACGTAATTTTTTGAAAGGTTTTGGCTACAGTTGCTTTGATGCTGAATCGCTATTGAATTTTTTTCAGGTTCGCATGACGCGCTCGGTGTGCTTTCCGCACGAAGTGGGCGTGTTTTTGGGCTACCCACTTGACGATGTGAAAGATTTTATTACGTATGGCGGTAAAAATTACAAGTTGATTGGTTGCTGGAAGGTTTATAACGACGTGCCGAATTCCATGCATATTTTTGAAGTATACAAAAAATGCCAAAAGATTTTACGAGAACGATTTGAACTTGGTGAAACTTTAGAGCAGTTGACAGTTGCAAGTTGA
- a CDS encoding ABC transporter ATP-binding protein — protein sequence MNISLKNISFSYSDSLDDAILKNLNLEIRSGECVVLAGESGCGKTTISKLINGLIPHYHSGTMDGDVLLGGKNTSDMTLAEISRVVGSVFQNPRSQFFNIDTDCELAFGCENLGMDPEEIKQRVENVVQEFHLEHLLGRSIFNLSGGEKQKIACASVSATGPEIFVLDEPSANLDLKTIADLKEIVSRWKKAGKTVVIVEHRLYYLRDVADRICYVKDGQIAEEWTPAELEAKGLEYAASLGLRCMNLKMLNSVCHPGAEGDRIHYLSCSQLRRDYQPCDVIASEAKQSIIFSNLTFSYHRKHPILDIDRLELQCGQITALIGHNGAGKSTLAQVLCGLQGSWHQKRAARKRGAYLIMQDVNHQLFTESVLDEVLLGMKPQDEKLALEILDGLNLKQYAENHPMALSGGQKQRVAVASGISSGCEIVVFDEPTSGLDYRQMLAVSATLKKLAASGKTLLVITHDPEFILNSCQSIVRLEHGKIVEQYPLAGNEKRLIKTMIGA from the coding sequence ATGAACATCTCCCTAAAAAACATTTCCTTCTCTTACTCTGATTCCCTTGACGATGCGATTCTCAAAAACTTGAATCTGGAAATTCGTTCGGGCGAGTGTGTTGTGCTGGCGGGGGAGTCGGGCTGCGGGAAGACGACGATTTCAAAGCTCATTAACGGTTTGATTCCGCATTACCATTCGGGAACGATGGATGGCGATGTGTTGCTCGGTGGCAAGAATACCTCCGATATGACGCTAGCCGAAATTTCAAGAGTCGTGGGTTCTGTTTTCCAAAATCCGCGTTCGCAATTTTTCAACATCGATACGGATTGCGAACTTGCTTTTGGTTGCGAAAATTTGGGAATGGATCCCGAAGAAATCAAACAGCGCGTGGAGAATGTTGTTCAGGAATTTCATTTAGAGCATTTGCTGGGCCGTAGCATTTTTAATCTTTCGGGCGGCGAAAAACAGAAAATTGCGTGCGCATCTGTTTCTGCTACGGGGCCTGAAATTTTTGTGCTGGATGAACCTTCTGCGAATTTGGATCTCAAGACGATTGCGGATTTGAAGGAAATTGTATCGCGATGGAAAAAGGCGGGGAAGACGGTCGTTATCGTGGAGCATCGCCTTTACTATTTGCGTGATGTCGCCGACAGAATTTGCTATGTGAAAGACGGGCAAATTGCAGAAGAGTGGACGCCTGCGGAACTCGAAGCCAAAGGCCTAGAATATGCGGCAAGCCTCGGACTGCGCTGCATGAATCTGAAAATGTTGAATTCAGTCTGTCATCCTGGAGCCGAAGGCGATAGGATCCATTATCTCTCGTGTTCACAATTGCGACGGGATTACCAGCCTTGTGACGTCATTGCGAGCGAAGCGAAGCAATCTATTATTTTTAGCAATCTCACTTTCTCTTACCATCGCAAGCATCCGATTCTCGATATAGACCGTCTTGAACTTCAATGCGGACAAATTACAGCACTGATTGGCCATAACGGTGCTGGCAAATCGACACTTGCCCAAGTATTGTGCGGCTTGCAGGGGAGCTGGCATCAAAAGCGTGCAGCACGCAAACGCGGCGCATACCTAATTATGCAAGACGTGAACCATCAACTTTTTACCGAGAGCGTCTTGGACGAAGTCCTGCTCGGCATGAAACCGCAAGATGAAAAGTTGGCTCTTGAAATTCTTGATGGACTCAATCTTAAGCAATATGCGGAAAATCATCCGATGGCACTTTCGGGCGGGCAAAAGCAGCGTGTCGCTGTAGCGAGCGGAATTTCAAGCGGCTGCGAAATTGTTGTTTTCGATGAACCGACAAGTGGCCTTGATTATAGGCAGATGCTTGCTGTTTCTGCAACGCTTAAAAAACTTGCTGCAAGCGGAAAGACTTTGCTCGTAATTACCCATGACCCTGAATTTATTTTGAATTCTTGCCAGTCGATTGTTCGCTTGGAACACGGAAAAATCGTAGAGCAATATCCGCTTGCCGGAAATGAAAAAAGACTTATCAAGACGATGATTGGCGCTTGA
- a CDS encoding energy-coupling factor transporter transmembrane component T, with translation MTKQSRNLAFALDPRTKLLLAVVANGMVFTAPLFYSLLMVVATSILLLLEKKWKFVCAFFFVYLTAGFFFDFVKKLDIGTSGTIILASLFLMYRIMPACAVLYYVITTTKVNEFLACMSRMHVSNKVTIPLIVMIRFFPTVYDESRAIGNAMRMRGIRLFSLRTLKSPVAFLEYRLVPLLVSVTKIGDELSIAAVTRGLSAETKRTCIATIGFRWADFVVCAYCIVVVVMFLLRN, from the coding sequence GTGACGAAGCAATCTAGGAATCTTGCGTTTGCATTAGATCCGCGCACAAAACTGTTATTAGCGGTGGTGGCAAACGGCATGGTTTTTACCGCTCCACTATTCTATAGTTTGTTGATGGTTGTTGCGACATCTATTTTGCTATTGCTTGAAAAAAAATGGAAATTTGTTTGCGCTTTCTTTTTTGTTTATTTGACTGCTGGCTTTTTCTTTGATTTTGTGAAAAAATTGGATATTGGTACCTCGGGTACGATAATTCTTGCGTCGTTGTTTTTGATGTACCGTATTATGCCGGCCTGCGCTGTGCTTTATTATGTGATAACAACTACCAAGGTCAATGAATTTTTGGCATGCATGTCGCGAATGCATGTTTCGAACAAGGTGACGATACCCTTGATTGTGATGATTCGATTTTTCCCGACGGTGTATGATGAATCCCGTGCGATTGGCAATGCCATGAGAATGCGCGGAATTCGCTTGTTCAGTTTGCGAACTTTAAAAAGTCCAGTGGCGTTTCTTGAATATCGGCTGGTTCCGCTTTTGGTATCTGTTACGAAAATTGGTGATGAACTTTCGATTGCTGCGGTGACGCGTGGGCTCTCGGCAGAAACAAAACGCACCTGCATTGCAACGATTGGATTCCGCTGGGCGGATTTTGTTGTGTGCGCTTATTGTATTGTAGTTGTTGTAATGTTTTTACTCCGTAATTAG